In Pararge aegeria chromosome 5, ilParAegt1.1, whole genome shotgun sequence, one DNA window encodes the following:
- the LOC120623646 gene encoding proton channel OtopLc isoform X9: MQRCPYIHEMKERLLGAPVDGVERDQRTQPEPIPDPQVGTIVKLNSDGYGSHTSPARAPLVTDECEVPADETDALTPTEAVLRYRACCQPNTKPKNAKTSLFIISSFIYAKLLVVVCIAYVISDVITHNLPLYYYEGFFTYLYGMSILFLLYVFCFLLQESACCNGSPPKPKPPPKEKKQKKEKEKKTKDKEGKDGKDGKDGKKDGKKDGKNKDKDKKEDAGKDKTKENKKQSQFQEVYPRKMRDKVRQQQLQMQMAQYYASEQQQDVVELEAGPVARPMRRRKTSQNEHSHGSFFLRIGAIAFGLGTMIYNGLEFGTFFELPLESPCYLILKGVNPVLQMVFTFMQMYFIFMNSRLNIHRFKVIARFGLMHVVATNICVWIRTLVLESLKEITDYHVKNPQGVPGEGVLGKVIRKHTLRHSGKVFGSVATVTTTLATTAATFAKSTGEQILNAVTSTAVPATTPTTINNSTEIFESYDALNPAALIANIDNTTVCGRNPIMGTIVSDSAPYLYPFIIEYSLIGAAVIYVMWKHIGRYPSVANDEDLERRLEAVLSRRAAALAAAQRGNRVDCAGASKGLFCGLLLLVASLICLILFFVLIRHQELKRLSIYLADVSHCALMVLSILAILIGFIRGRKMKWSSNPSSFTEPLHRVQSLKFRSEEQSDLNDILLRVSAFGLFVYAVFSVIAGGMGAFTHEPNLLVMITGCLSVLQVVLQLLFIADVSRRRVHLPEQERSKPARQAVTFLLICNVTMWLIYTFEAQKVLANPVQLDFYGFVAWSLVQRFTLPLCIFHRFHSAVTLAEIWKTSYKARLE; encoded by the exons ATGCAGCGTTGCCCTTACATCCACGAGATGAAGGAGCGGCTGCTGGGCGCACCAGTCGACGGAGTGGAGCGCGATCAACGCACACAGCCTGAGCCCATCCCCGACCCACAGGTCGGCACTATCGTCAAA CTGAATTCCGACGGGTACGGGTCCCATACGTCGCCGGCGCGTGCTCCTCTCGTCACGGACGAGTGCGAAGTGCCGGCGGACGAGACGGACGCCCTCACTCCCACCGAAGCAGTGCTGCGGTACCGCGCCTGCTGTCAACCTAACACCAAACCTAAAAATGCCAA AACTTCGCTGTTCATCATTTCGAGTTTCATCTATGCGAAACTTCTGGTGGTCGTATGCATTGCATACGTTATCAGTGACGTGATCACTCACAACCTACCGCTTTACTACTATGAAGGATTTTTCACATATTTATATGGCATGAGCATACTGTTCTTGCTGTATGTCTTCTGCTTTCTTTTacaag AAAGCGCATGCTGCAACGGAAGTCCACCGAAACCCAAACCTCCACCAAAAGAAAAGAAgcagaaaaaagaaaaagaaaagaagaccAAAGACAAAGAAGGCAAAGACGGTAAAGATGGAAAGGATGGAAAGAAAGATGGCAAGAAAGACGGAAAAAACAAAGATAAAGACAAGAAGGAAGATGCCGGAAAAGACAAGaccaaagaaaacaaaaagCAAAGTCAATTTCAG GAGGTGTATCCCCGTAAGATGCGTGATAAAGTTCGACAACAACAATTGCAAATGCAAATGGCGCAATATTATGCCTCCGAACAG CAACAAGATGTGGTGGAGCTTGAAGCAGGTCCTGTGGCACGACCTATGCGCCGTCGCAAGACTTCCCAGAATGAACATAGTCATGGAAGCTTTTTCCTTCGAATTGGTGCTATTG cgTTTGGGCTCGGTACTATGATTTATAATGGACTGGAGTTCGGGACTTTCTTTGAGTTGCCACTTGAATCACCGTGCTACCTTATTCTGAAAGGCGTGAATCCAGTTCTACAAATGGTTTTTACCTTCAtgcaaatgtattttatattcatgAATTCCCGA TTAAATATCCATCGATTCAAAGTTATCGCTCGTTTTGGATTAATGCATGTAGTTGCTACTAACATTTGCGTGTGGATACGGACACTGGTGCTAGAATCTCTTAAGGAAATTACTGATTATCACGTGAAGAATCCACAAGGTGTTCCCGGAGAAGGTGTTCTTGgca AAGTTATCCGAAAGCATACCTTAAGGCATTCTGGGAAAGTTTTTGGGTCTGTAGCTACTGTAACAACAACATTAGCTACAACAGCTGCTACATTTGCCAAATCTACTGGAGAGCAGATATTAAATGCTGTAACTTCGACAGCAGTGCCTGCAACTACTCCAACGACCA ttaacaactcaACAGAAATTTTTGAATCCTATGATGCTCTGAATCCTGCTGCACTGATTGCAAATATCGATAACACTACTGTCTGTGGAAGAAATCCGATAATGGGCACAATCGTTTCCGATTCGGCTCCTTATCTCTATCCGTTTATAATTGAATATTCACTGATTGGAGCTGCTGTAATATACGTCATGTGGAAGCACATTGGAAGATATCCTAG CGTGGCCAACGATGAAGATCTGGAAAGACGTCTGGAGGCTGTTCTGTCCCGCAGGGCAGCAGCATTGGCGGCGGCTCAGCGCGGTAATCGAGTTGACTGCGCTGGTGCTTCAAAGGGTCTCTTCTGCGGACTTCTACTACTCGTCGCGTCTCTCATCTGCTTGATCCTCTTCTTCGTCCTGATAAGACATCAAGAGCTAAAACGTCTATCTATTTACCTAGCTGATGTTTCACATTGTGCTCTGATGGTGTTGTCCATTTTGGCTATACTAATTGGATTTATTCG TGGTAGAAAAATGAAATGGAGCTCAAACCCTTCCTCCTTTACCGAACCTCTTCACAGGGTGCAATCATTGAAGTTCCGCTCAGAAGAACAGTCTGATCTGAATGATATACTGCTACGCGTCTCTGCATTTGGACTATTCGTGTATGCTGTATTCAGTGTGATCGCTGGTGGAATGGGAGCTTTTACTCACGAGCCTAACCTCTTAGTCATGATTACTGGATGCTTGAGCGTTCTTCAG GTAGTTCTGCAGCTGTTATTTATTGCCGATGTATCACGTCGTCGCGTCCATCTTCCTGAACAGGAACGCAGCAAGCCCGCTCGTCAGGCCGTTACCTTCTTGCTGATTTGCAACGTCACTATGTGGTTGATTTACACATTTGAGGCTCAAAAAGTGCTTGCCAATCCG GTTCAACTTGATTTCTACGGGTTCGTTGCCTGGTCACTCGTCCAACGCTTCACTCTCCCGCTTTGCATTTTCCATCGTTTCCACTCAGCTGTTACCCTCGCTGAGATATGGAAAACTAGCTACAAAGCGCGTCTTGAGTGA
- the LOC120623646 gene encoding proton channel OtopLc isoform X4 translates to MQRCPYIHEMKERLLGAPVDGVERDQRTQPEPIPDPQVGTIVKLNSDGYGSHTSPARAPLVTDECEVPADETDALTPTEAVLRYRACCQPNTKPKNAKTSLFIISSFIYAKLLVVVCIAYVISDVITHNLPLYYYEGFFTYLYGMSILFLLYVFCFLLQESACCNGSPPKPKPPPKEKKQKKEKEKKTKDKEGKDGKDGKDGKKDGKKDGKNKDKDKKEDAGKDKTKENKKQSQFQEVYPRKMRDKVRQQQLQMQMAQYYASEQQQDVVELEAGPVARPMRRRKTSQNEHSHGSFFLRIGAIAFGLGTMIYNGLEFGTFFELPLESPCYLILKGVNPVLQMVFTFMQMYFIFMNSRLNIHRFKVIARFGLMHVVATNICVWIRTLVLESLKEITDYHVKNPQGVPGEGVLGKVIRKHTLRHSGKVFGSVATVTTTLATTAATFAKSTGEQILNAVTSTAVPATTPTTTTTSSSYHNIGGGSVTKSKIIESIKGTIGYDTGIPYGGNLQGAWPNDNPFTTTSTISPITVEADKATTTQTAMLEVFQWLYSSTMKPIISTMSTLVASNSSGSLSDKDEWGNSIGTYRVDEPPHLTVNNSTEIFESYDALNPAALIANIDNTTVCGRNPIMGTIVSDSAPYLYPFIIEYSLIGAAVIYVMWKHIGRYPSVANDEDLERRLEAVLSRRAAALAAAQRGNRVDCAGASKGLFCGLLLLVASLICLILFFVLIRHQELKRLSIYLADVSHCALMVLSILAILIGFIRVQSLKFRSEEQSDLNDILLRVSAFGLFVYAVFSVIAGGMGAFTHEPNLLVMITGCLSVLQVVLQLLFIADVSRRRVHLPEQERSKPARQAVTFLLICNVTMWLIYTFEAQKVLANPVQLDFYGFVAWSLVQRFTLPLCIFHRFHSAVTLAEIWKTSYKARLE, encoded by the exons ATGCAGCGTTGCCCTTACATCCACGAGATGAAGGAGCGGCTGCTGGGCGCACCAGTCGACGGAGTGGAGCGCGATCAACGCACACAGCCTGAGCCCATCCCCGACCCACAGGTCGGCACTATCGTCAAA CTGAATTCCGACGGGTACGGGTCCCATACGTCGCCGGCGCGTGCTCCTCTCGTCACGGACGAGTGCGAAGTGCCGGCGGACGAGACGGACGCCCTCACTCCCACCGAAGCAGTGCTGCGGTACCGCGCCTGCTGTCAACCTAACACCAAACCTAAAAATGCCAA AACTTCGCTGTTCATCATTTCGAGTTTCATCTATGCGAAACTTCTGGTGGTCGTATGCATTGCATACGTTATCAGTGACGTGATCACTCACAACCTACCGCTTTACTACTATGAAGGATTTTTCACATATTTATATGGCATGAGCATACTGTTCTTGCTGTATGTCTTCTGCTTTCTTTTacaag AAAGCGCATGCTGCAACGGAAGTCCACCGAAACCCAAACCTCCACCAAAAGAAAAGAAgcagaaaaaagaaaaagaaaagaagaccAAAGACAAAGAAGGCAAAGACGGTAAAGATGGAAAGGATGGAAAGAAAGATGGCAAGAAAGACGGAAAAAACAAAGATAAAGACAAGAAGGAAGATGCCGGAAAAGACAAGaccaaagaaaacaaaaagCAAAGTCAATTTCAG GAGGTGTATCCCCGTAAGATGCGTGATAAAGTTCGACAACAACAATTGCAAATGCAAATGGCGCAATATTATGCCTCCGAACAG CAACAAGATGTGGTGGAGCTTGAAGCAGGTCCTGTGGCACGACCTATGCGCCGTCGCAAGACTTCCCAGAATGAACATAGTCATGGAAGCTTTTTCCTTCGAATTGGTGCTATTG cgTTTGGGCTCGGTACTATGATTTATAATGGACTGGAGTTCGGGACTTTCTTTGAGTTGCCACTTGAATCACCGTGCTACCTTATTCTGAAAGGCGTGAATCCAGTTCTACAAATGGTTTTTACCTTCAtgcaaatgtattttatattcatgAATTCCCGA TTAAATATCCATCGATTCAAAGTTATCGCTCGTTTTGGATTAATGCATGTAGTTGCTACTAACATTTGCGTGTGGATACGGACACTGGTGCTAGAATCTCTTAAGGAAATTACTGATTATCACGTGAAGAATCCACAAGGTGTTCCCGGAGAAGGTGTTCTTGgca AAGTTATCCGAAAGCATACCTTAAGGCATTCTGGGAAAGTTTTTGGGTCTGTAGCTACTGTAACAACAACATTAGCTACAACAGCTGCTACATTTGCCAAATCTACTGGAGAGCAGATATTAAATGCTGTAACTTCGACAGCAGTGCCTGCAACTACTCCAACGACCA CGACTACTTCCTCATCATATCATAATATCGGTGGTGGTTCCGTtactaaatctaaaataatcGAATCAATAAAAGGTACTATAGGGTATGATACTGGAATACCCTATGGTGGGAATTTGCAAGGTGCATGGCCAAATGATAACCCATTTACAACTACCTCTACAATTTCACCAATTACGGTCGAAGCCGACAAAGCAACAACAACTCAAACAGCTATGTTGGAAGTATTCCAATGGCTGTATTCATCGACTATGAAACCGATTATAAGCACGATGTCCACTTTGGTGGCATCAAACTCTTCTGGATCACTGTCTGACAAAGATGAATGGGGCAATAGTATCGGAACATATCGTGTAGATGAACCACCACATTTAACAG ttaacaactcaACAGAAATTTTTGAATCCTATGATGCTCTGAATCCTGCTGCACTGATTGCAAATATCGATAACACTACTGTCTGTGGAAGAAATCCGATAATGGGCACAATCGTTTCCGATTCGGCTCCTTATCTCTATCCGTTTATAATTGAATATTCACTGATTGGAGCTGCTGTAATATACGTCATGTGGAAGCACATTGGAAGATATCCTAG CGTGGCCAACGATGAAGATCTGGAAAGACGTCTGGAGGCTGTTCTGTCCCGCAGGGCAGCAGCATTGGCGGCGGCTCAGCGCGGTAATCGAGTTGACTGCGCTGGTGCTTCAAAGGGTCTCTTCTGCGGACTTCTACTACTCGTCGCGTCTCTCATCTGCTTGATCCTCTTCTTCGTCCTGATAAGACATCAAGAGCTAAAACGTCTATCTATTTACCTAGCTGATGTTTCACATTGTGCTCTGATGGTGTTGTCCATTTTGGCTATACTAATTGGATTTATTCG GGTGCAATCATTGAAGTTCCGCTCAGAAGAACAGTCTGATCTGAATGATATACTGCTACGCGTCTCTGCATTTGGACTATTCGTGTATGCTGTATTCAGTGTGATCGCTGGTGGAATGGGAGCTTTTACTCACGAGCCTAACCTCTTAGTCATGATTACTGGATGCTTGAGCGTTCTTCAG GTAGTTCTGCAGCTGTTATTTATTGCCGATGTATCACGTCGTCGCGTCCATCTTCCTGAACAGGAACGCAGCAAGCCCGCTCGTCAGGCCGTTACCTTCTTGCTGATTTGCAACGTCACTATGTGGTTGATTTACACATTTGAGGCTCAAAAAGTGCTTGCCAATCCG GTTCAACTTGATTTCTACGGGTTCGTTGCCTGGTCACTCGTCCAACGCTTCACTCTCCCGCTTTGCATTTTCCATCGTTTCCACTCAGCTGTTACCCTCGCTGAGATATGGAAAACTAGCTACAAAGCGCGTCTTGAGTGA
- the LOC120623646 gene encoding proton channel OtopLc isoform X3, with protein sequence MQRCPYIHEMKERLLGAPVDGVERDQRTQPEPIPDPQVGTIVKLNSDGYGSHTSPARAPLVTDECEVPADETDALTPTEAVLRYRACCQPNTKPKNAKTSLFIISSFIYAKLLVVVCIAYVISDVITHNLPLYYYEGFFTYLYGMSILFLLYVFCFLLQESACCNGSPPKPKPPPKEKKQKKEKEKKTKDKEGKDGKDGKDGKKDGKKDGKNKDKDKKEDAGKDKTKENKKQSQFQEVYPRKMRDKVRQQQLQMQMAQYYASEQQQDVVELEAGPVARPMRRRKTSQNEHSHGSFFLRIGAIAFGLGTMIYNGLEFGTFFELPLESPCYLILKGVNPVLQMVFTFMQMYFIFMNSRLNIHRFKVIARFGLMHVVATNICVWIRTLVLESLKEITDYHVKNPQGVPGEGVLGKVIRKHTLRHSGKVFGSVATVTTTLATTAATFAKSTGEQILNAVTSTAVPATTPTTTTTSSSYHNIGGGSVTKSKIIESIKGTIGYDTGIPYGGNLQGAWPNDNPFTTTSTISPITVEADKATTTQTAMLEVFQWLYSSTMKPIISTMSTLVASNSSGSLSDKDEWGNSIGTYRVDEPPHLTVNNSTEIFESYDALNPAALIANIDNTTVCGRNPIMGTIVSDSAPYLYPFIIEYSLIGAAVIYVMWKHIGRYPRAAALAAAQRGNRVDCAGASKGLFCGLLLLVASLICLILFFVLIRHQELKRLSIYLADVSHCALMVLSILAILIGFIRGRKMKWSSNPSSFTEPLHRVQSLKFRSEEQSDLNDILLRVSAFGLFVYAVFSVIAGGMGAFTHEPNLLVMITGCLSVLQVVLQLLFIADVSRRRVHLPEQERSKPARQAVTFLLICNVTMWLIYTFEAQKVLANPVQLDFYGFVAWSLVQRFTLPLCIFHRFHSAVTLAEIWKTSYKARLE encoded by the exons ATGCAGCGTTGCCCTTACATCCACGAGATGAAGGAGCGGCTGCTGGGCGCACCAGTCGACGGAGTGGAGCGCGATCAACGCACACAGCCTGAGCCCATCCCCGACCCACAGGTCGGCACTATCGTCAAA CTGAATTCCGACGGGTACGGGTCCCATACGTCGCCGGCGCGTGCTCCTCTCGTCACGGACGAGTGCGAAGTGCCGGCGGACGAGACGGACGCCCTCACTCCCACCGAAGCAGTGCTGCGGTACCGCGCCTGCTGTCAACCTAACACCAAACCTAAAAATGCCAA AACTTCGCTGTTCATCATTTCGAGTTTCATCTATGCGAAACTTCTGGTGGTCGTATGCATTGCATACGTTATCAGTGACGTGATCACTCACAACCTACCGCTTTACTACTATGAAGGATTTTTCACATATTTATATGGCATGAGCATACTGTTCTTGCTGTATGTCTTCTGCTTTCTTTTacaag AAAGCGCATGCTGCAACGGAAGTCCACCGAAACCCAAACCTCCACCAAAAGAAAAGAAgcagaaaaaagaaaaagaaaagaagaccAAAGACAAAGAAGGCAAAGACGGTAAAGATGGAAAGGATGGAAAGAAAGATGGCAAGAAAGACGGAAAAAACAAAGATAAAGACAAGAAGGAAGATGCCGGAAAAGACAAGaccaaagaaaacaaaaagCAAAGTCAATTTCAG GAGGTGTATCCCCGTAAGATGCGTGATAAAGTTCGACAACAACAATTGCAAATGCAAATGGCGCAATATTATGCCTCCGAACAG CAACAAGATGTGGTGGAGCTTGAAGCAGGTCCTGTGGCACGACCTATGCGCCGTCGCAAGACTTCCCAGAATGAACATAGTCATGGAAGCTTTTTCCTTCGAATTGGTGCTATTG cgTTTGGGCTCGGTACTATGATTTATAATGGACTGGAGTTCGGGACTTTCTTTGAGTTGCCACTTGAATCACCGTGCTACCTTATTCTGAAAGGCGTGAATCCAGTTCTACAAATGGTTTTTACCTTCAtgcaaatgtattttatattcatgAATTCCCGA TTAAATATCCATCGATTCAAAGTTATCGCTCGTTTTGGATTAATGCATGTAGTTGCTACTAACATTTGCGTGTGGATACGGACACTGGTGCTAGAATCTCTTAAGGAAATTACTGATTATCACGTGAAGAATCCACAAGGTGTTCCCGGAGAAGGTGTTCTTGgca AAGTTATCCGAAAGCATACCTTAAGGCATTCTGGGAAAGTTTTTGGGTCTGTAGCTACTGTAACAACAACATTAGCTACAACAGCTGCTACATTTGCCAAATCTACTGGAGAGCAGATATTAAATGCTGTAACTTCGACAGCAGTGCCTGCAACTACTCCAACGACCA CGACTACTTCCTCATCATATCATAATATCGGTGGTGGTTCCGTtactaaatctaaaataatcGAATCAATAAAAGGTACTATAGGGTATGATACTGGAATACCCTATGGTGGGAATTTGCAAGGTGCATGGCCAAATGATAACCCATTTACAACTACCTCTACAATTTCACCAATTACGGTCGAAGCCGACAAAGCAACAACAACTCAAACAGCTATGTTGGAAGTATTCCAATGGCTGTATTCATCGACTATGAAACCGATTATAAGCACGATGTCCACTTTGGTGGCATCAAACTCTTCTGGATCACTGTCTGACAAAGATGAATGGGGCAATAGTATCGGAACATATCGTGTAGATGAACCACCACATTTAACAG ttaacaactcaACAGAAATTTTTGAATCCTATGATGCTCTGAATCCTGCTGCACTGATTGCAAATATCGATAACACTACTGTCTGTGGAAGAAATCCGATAATGGGCACAATCGTTTCCGATTCGGCTCCTTATCTCTATCCGTTTATAATTGAATATTCACTGATTGGAGCTGCTGTAATATACGTCATGTGGAAGCACATTGGAAGATATCCTAG GGCAGCAGCATTGGCGGCGGCTCAGCGCGGTAATCGAGTTGACTGCGCTGGTGCTTCAAAGGGTCTCTTCTGCGGACTTCTACTACTCGTCGCGTCTCTCATCTGCTTGATCCTCTTCTTCGTCCTGATAAGACATCAAGAGCTAAAACGTCTATCTATTTACCTAGCTGATGTTTCACATTGTGCTCTGATGGTGTTGTCCATTTTGGCTATACTAATTGGATTTATTCG TGGTAGAAAAATGAAATGGAGCTCAAACCCTTCCTCCTTTACCGAACCTCTTCACAGGGTGCAATCATTGAAGTTCCGCTCAGAAGAACAGTCTGATCTGAATGATATACTGCTACGCGTCTCTGCATTTGGACTATTCGTGTATGCTGTATTCAGTGTGATCGCTGGTGGAATGGGAGCTTTTACTCACGAGCCTAACCTCTTAGTCATGATTACTGGATGCTTGAGCGTTCTTCAG GTAGTTCTGCAGCTGTTATTTATTGCCGATGTATCACGTCGTCGCGTCCATCTTCCTGAACAGGAACGCAGCAAGCCCGCTCGTCAGGCCGTTACCTTCTTGCTGATTTGCAACGTCACTATGTGGTTGATTTACACATTTGAGGCTCAAAAAGTGCTTGCCAATCCG GTTCAACTTGATTTCTACGGGTTCGTTGCCTGGTCACTCGTCCAACGCTTCACTCTCCCGCTTTGCATTTTCCATCGTTTCCACTCAGCTGTTACCCTCGCTGAGATATGGAAAACTAGCTACAAAGCGCGTCTTGAGTGA
- the LOC120623646 gene encoding proton channel OtopLc isoform X2, whose amino-acid sequence MQRCPYIHEMKERLLGAPVDGVERDQRTQPEPIPDPQLNSDGYGSHTSPARAPLVTDECEVPADETDALTPTEAVLRYRACCQPNTKPKNAKTSLFIISSFIYAKLLVVVCIAYVISDVITHNLPLYYYEGFFTYLYGMSILFLLYVFCFLLQESACCNGSPPKPKPPPKEKKQKKEKEKKTKDKEGKDGKDGKDGKKDGKKDGKNKDKDKKEDAGKDKTKENKKQSQFQEVYPRKMRDKVRQQQLQMQMAQYYASEQQQDVVELEAGPVARPMRRRKTSQNEHSHGSFFLRIGAIAFGLGTMIYNGLEFGTFFELPLESPCYLILKGVNPVLQMVFTFMQMYFIFMNSRLNIHRFKVIARFGLMHVVATNICVWIRTLVLESLKEITDYHVKNPQGVPGEGVLGKVIRKHTLRHSGKVFGSVATVTTTLATTAATFAKSTGEQILNAVTSTAVPATTPTTTTTSSSYHNIGGGSVTKSKIIESIKGTIGYDTGIPYGGNLQGAWPNDNPFTTTSTISPITVEADKATTTQTAMLEVFQWLYSSTMKPIISTMSTLVASNSSGSLSDKDEWGNSIGTYRVDEPPHLTVNNSTEIFESYDALNPAALIANIDNTTVCGRNPIMGTIVSDSAPYLYPFIIEYSLIGAAVIYVMWKHIGRYPSVANDEDLERRLEAVLSRRAAALAAAQRGNRVDCAGASKGLFCGLLLLVASLICLILFFVLIRHQELKRLSIYLADVSHCALMVLSILAILIGFIRGRKMKWSSNPSSFTEPLHRVQSLKFRSEEQSDLNDILLRVSAFGLFVYAVFSVIAGGMGAFTHEPNLLVMITGCLSVLQVVLQLLFIADVSRRRVHLPEQERSKPARQAVTFLLICNVTMWLIYTFEAQKVLANPVQLDFYGFVAWSLVQRFTLPLCIFHRFHSAVTLAEIWKTSYKARLE is encoded by the exons ATGCAGCGTTGCCCTTACATCCACGAGATGAAGGAGCGGCTGCTGGGCGCACCAGTCGACGGAGTGGAGCGCGATCAACGCACACAGCCTGAGCCCATCCCCGACCCACAG CTGAATTCCGACGGGTACGGGTCCCATACGTCGCCGGCGCGTGCTCCTCTCGTCACGGACGAGTGCGAAGTGCCGGCGGACGAGACGGACGCCCTCACTCCCACCGAAGCAGTGCTGCGGTACCGCGCCTGCTGTCAACCTAACACCAAACCTAAAAATGCCAA AACTTCGCTGTTCATCATTTCGAGTTTCATCTATGCGAAACTTCTGGTGGTCGTATGCATTGCATACGTTATCAGTGACGTGATCACTCACAACCTACCGCTTTACTACTATGAAGGATTTTTCACATATTTATATGGCATGAGCATACTGTTCTTGCTGTATGTCTTCTGCTTTCTTTTacaag AAAGCGCATGCTGCAACGGAAGTCCACCGAAACCCAAACCTCCACCAAAAGAAAAGAAgcagaaaaaagaaaaagaaaagaagaccAAAGACAAAGAAGGCAAAGACGGTAAAGATGGAAAGGATGGAAAGAAAGATGGCAAGAAAGACGGAAAAAACAAAGATAAAGACAAGAAGGAAGATGCCGGAAAAGACAAGaccaaagaaaacaaaaagCAAAGTCAATTTCAG GAGGTGTATCCCCGTAAGATGCGTGATAAAGTTCGACAACAACAATTGCAAATGCAAATGGCGCAATATTATGCCTCCGAACAG CAACAAGATGTGGTGGAGCTTGAAGCAGGTCCTGTGGCACGACCTATGCGCCGTCGCAAGACTTCCCAGAATGAACATAGTCATGGAAGCTTTTTCCTTCGAATTGGTGCTATTG cgTTTGGGCTCGGTACTATGATTTATAATGGACTGGAGTTCGGGACTTTCTTTGAGTTGCCACTTGAATCACCGTGCTACCTTATTCTGAAAGGCGTGAATCCAGTTCTACAAATGGTTTTTACCTTCAtgcaaatgtattttatattcatgAATTCCCGA TTAAATATCCATCGATTCAAAGTTATCGCTCGTTTTGGATTAATGCATGTAGTTGCTACTAACATTTGCGTGTGGATACGGACACTGGTGCTAGAATCTCTTAAGGAAATTACTGATTATCACGTGAAGAATCCACAAGGTGTTCCCGGAGAAGGTGTTCTTGgca AAGTTATCCGAAAGCATACCTTAAGGCATTCTGGGAAAGTTTTTGGGTCTGTAGCTACTGTAACAACAACATTAGCTACAACAGCTGCTACATTTGCCAAATCTACTGGAGAGCAGATATTAAATGCTGTAACTTCGACAGCAGTGCCTGCAACTACTCCAACGACCA CGACTACTTCCTCATCATATCATAATATCGGTGGTGGTTCCGTtactaaatctaaaataatcGAATCAATAAAAGGTACTATAGGGTATGATACTGGAATACCCTATGGTGGGAATTTGCAAGGTGCATGGCCAAATGATAACCCATTTACAACTACCTCTACAATTTCACCAATTACGGTCGAAGCCGACAAAGCAACAACAACTCAAACAGCTATGTTGGAAGTATTCCAATGGCTGTATTCATCGACTATGAAACCGATTATAAGCACGATGTCCACTTTGGTGGCATCAAACTCTTCTGGATCACTGTCTGACAAAGATGAATGGGGCAATAGTATCGGAACATATCGTGTAGATGAACCACCACATTTAACAG ttaacaactcaACAGAAATTTTTGAATCCTATGATGCTCTGAATCCTGCTGCACTGATTGCAAATATCGATAACACTACTGTCTGTGGAAGAAATCCGATAATGGGCACAATCGTTTCCGATTCGGCTCCTTATCTCTATCCGTTTATAATTGAATATTCACTGATTGGAGCTGCTGTAATATACGTCATGTGGAAGCACATTGGAAGATATCCTAG CGTGGCCAACGATGAAGATCTGGAAAGACGTCTGGAGGCTGTTCTGTCCCGCAGGGCAGCAGCATTGGCGGCGGCTCAGCGCGGTAATCGAGTTGACTGCGCTGGTGCTTCAAAGGGTCTCTTCTGCGGACTTCTACTACTCGTCGCGTCTCTCATCTGCTTGATCCTCTTCTTCGTCCTGATAAGACATCAAGAGCTAAAACGTCTATCTATTTACCTAGCTGATGTTTCACATTGTGCTCTGATGGTGTTGTCCATTTTGGCTATACTAATTGGATTTATTCG TGGTAGAAAAATGAAATGGAGCTCAAACCCTTCCTCCTTTACCGAACCTCTTCACAGGGTGCAATCATTGAAGTTCCGCTCAGAAGAACAGTCTGATCTGAATGATATACTGCTACGCGTCTCTGCATTTGGACTATTCGTGTATGCTGTATTCAGTGTGATCGCTGGTGGAATGGGAGCTTTTACTCACGAGCCTAACCTCTTAGTCATGATTACTGGATGCTTGAGCGTTCTTCAG GTAGTTCTGCAGCTGTTATTTATTGCCGATGTATCACGTCGTCGCGTCCATCTTCCTGAACAGGAACGCAGCAAGCCCGCTCGTCAGGCCGTTACCTTCTTGCTGATTTGCAACGTCACTATGTGGTTGATTTACACATTTGAGGCTCAAAAAGTGCTTGCCAATCCG GTTCAACTTGATTTCTACGGGTTCGTTGCCTGGTCACTCGTCCAACGCTTCACTCTCCCGCTTTGCATTTTCCATCGTTTCCACTCAGCTGTTACCCTCGCTGAGATATGGAAAACTAGCTACAAAGCGCGTCTTGAGTGA